A DNA window from Fodinibius sp. Rm-B-1B1-1 contains the following coding sequences:
- a CDS encoding chemotaxis protein CheX: MELAQIEELDQIPAELVGQVKESVFNTFESILGEELEYVEEGNGDGPLNGIIGNVTVFNSDHTISLMLAIPKDTALFFSKVFIGMELPFESDDMGDLVGEISNILAGDVAANVEKVGFRGQSSLPTATRGSDLTLFMPNKPPTKKMKFASENAEFLLTMVLSESN, from the coding sequence ATGGAATTAGCACAAATAGAAGAATTGGATCAAATACCCGCCGAACTTGTTGGGCAGGTCAAAGAGTCGGTTTTTAATACGTTTGAATCGATTTTAGGTGAAGAGTTGGAGTATGTAGAGGAAGGGAACGGCGATGGGCCGCTTAATGGGATTATCGGAAATGTGACGGTATTTAATTCTGATCACACTATCTCATTGATGTTGGCTATTCCAAAAGATACGGCTCTTTTCTTTTCAAAGGTTTTTATTGGTATGGAGCTGCCTTTTGAGAGTGACGATATGGGGGACCTGGTCGGAGAGATATCAAATATTTTGGCTGGTGATGTAGCGGCAAATGTTGAGAAGGTGGGATTTAGAGGGCAGTCTTCGTTGCCTACGGCTACACGAGGGAGTGATCTTACCCTTTTTATGCCGAATAAGCCTCCAACAAAGAAGATGAAGTTCGCCAGTGAGAATGCGGAATTTCTTTTAACAATGGTTTTAAGCGAATCTAATTAA
- a CDS encoding chemotaxis protein CheD: MKTVVGVSDFRVSSNTSETLITYALGSCLGIAAYDPTINVGGLLHVMLPLSKADPEKAARKPAMYVDTGFQLLLNELYNLGAKKRNLKITVAGGASMKPKGEDDYFKIGKRNITVLRKLLWKNKFMITSQDVGGNKSRTMALQIADGYISINKKPIAANS, encoded by the coding sequence ATGAAAACAGTGGTAGGGGTTAGTGATTTTAGGGTCTCATCCAACACCAGCGAGACCCTTATTACGTATGCATTGGGCAGCTGTCTGGGGATTGCTGCGTATGATCCTACTATTAATGTAGGGGGATTGTTGCATGTGATGTTGCCATTATCAAAGGCCGACCCTGAAAAAGCCGCCCGCAAACCGGCTATGTATGTTGATACCGGATTTCAGTTACTACTGAATGAATTATATAACCTCGGAGCCAAAAAAAGAAACCTAAAAATTACTGTAGCCGGAGGGGCCAGTATGAAGCCAAAGGGTGAAGATGATTATTTTAAAATTGGGAAACGCAATATCACGGTTCTCCGTAAGCTTCTCTGGAAAAATAAATTTATGATTACCAGCCAGGATGTTGGAGGAAATAAATCACGGACGATGGCTCTGCAAATTGCGGATGGATATATCTCTATTAACAAAAAGCCGATAGCGGCGAATAGCTGA
- a CDS encoding ATP-binding protein, which produces MIHLLLINISEEHATSIIEMLETNNTEVDYLILDDETELNQELIDATYWDAIILSESPSQNFSLLTSVADQFNDTPIIFFTKDYSDQLFTDVMKHGAKDCISDSEYYRLPPILQRELSANRFSDTPQKLTESPEILSEIVDLSTNDVFLFDTQDFTCCYANQTAISNLRYSKSELMSMTALDIYSEYEGDSFSMLIYPMLQNRHDEIAICTNISRKMGAVYPAEVRFKKINHEGKTHILAINKDISDTWYKVRKLKRQRSLTNNYITKHKQKEELLANAAHDMRTSLQSIILSNKLLFDKQPGDFKQGFGKFQKAIHFSGKHLLNYINEFFDPSPTTGKNNTTNLTADSLDLKSFTQKLFLVFKPIAQRNDITFHFKNAELDHQHISTNQTYVKRILKNLLSNAFKFTNEGSVTFEIFSLPASTLENTQIDTDQAIAFKIQDTGIGIPKNQLKSVFERHKRTKNTKQGSGLGLHICQELSKSLGGEIDVKSNVEEGSTFILYLPVQKTESPAISHKKNGHTSQKKAIQNQDKTILIIDDSEVHNLAIKEYLNYTFEKCITVDTLPKARDVLDNTEIDCIVSDYTIYGDSCLGFLQEIRNNQRFSGIPTIVYTGKKLTDTERESILSYADTIVKKSAGSYDTLTHTIISFFRKNNQSASSLVK; this is translated from the coding sequence ATGATACATCTACTTCTCATAAATATTTCGGAAGAGCATGCTACTTCAATTATAGAAATGCTGGAAACTAACAATACCGAAGTTGATTATTTAATACTGGATGATGAAACGGAGCTTAACCAAGAATTAATCGATGCCACCTACTGGGATGCCATTATTCTTTCGGAATCCCCCTCCCAAAACTTTTCCTTGTTAACGTCGGTAGCTGATCAGTTTAATGACACCCCTATTATCTTTTTCACTAAGGATTATTCCGACCAGCTGTTTACCGATGTAATGAAACACGGGGCAAAGGATTGCATTTCTGATTCAGAATACTACCGGCTGCCTCCTATTTTGCAAAGAGAATTATCAGCAAACAGATTTAGTGACACCCCTCAAAAACTGACGGAGTCTCCAGAAATATTATCTGAAATTGTAGACTTGAGTACCAATGATGTCTTTTTATTTGATACCCAGGATTTTACATGCTGCTATGCTAACCAAACAGCTATTTCGAACCTTCGGTACTCGAAAAGTGAGCTCATGAGCATGACAGCCCTCGATATCTATTCAGAATATGAGGGCGACTCTTTTTCAATGCTCATCTATCCAATGCTGCAAAACCGGCACGACGAAATTGCTATCTGTACAAATATTTCTCGCAAAATGGGCGCAGTCTACCCAGCCGAAGTTCGTTTCAAAAAGATAAATCATGAAGGCAAAACTCATATCCTGGCTATAAATAAAGATATCAGTGATACCTGGTACAAAGTCCGCAAATTAAAGCGGCAACGCTCATTAACAAATAACTACATCACCAAGCATAAGCAAAAAGAAGAGCTACTCGCTAATGCTGCCCATGATATGCGTACCAGCCTGCAATCTATCATCCTTTCAAACAAACTGCTTTTTGATAAGCAACCCGGTGATTTCAAACAGGGGTTCGGCAAATTTCAAAAAGCGATTCACTTTTCCGGCAAACACTTGCTGAACTATATTAACGAATTCTTTGATCCAAGCCCCACCACTGGGAAAAATAATACGACAAACCTCACCGCTGACTCTCTGGATCTGAAATCGTTTACCCAAAAATTATTCTTGGTATTTAAACCCATTGCTCAGCGAAATGATATAACATTTCATTTCAAAAATGCTGAACTCGACCATCAGCATATATCTACCAATCAAACATACGTTAAACGCATTCTAAAAAACCTACTCTCAAATGCGTTTAAGTTTACCAACGAGGGCAGTGTTACCTTTGAAATATTTTCCCTACCGGCCAGCACGTTGGAAAACACGCAAATAGATACCGATCAAGCCATTGCATTCAAAATTCAGGATACGGGCATTGGTATTCCAAAAAATCAACTGAAGTCTGTTTTTGAACGTCATAAACGCACCAAAAACACCAAGCAAGGATCAGGACTTGGACTCCATATTTGTCAAGAGTTGAGCAAATCTCTGGGTGGCGAAATTGATGTAAAAAGTAACGTAGAGGAAGGCTCAACCTTTATCCTGTATCTTCCAGTCCAAAAGACTGAATCACCAGCCATCTCTCACAAAAAAAATGGGCACACAAGCCAGAAAAAAGCCATCCAAAATCAGGATAAAACTATACTGATTATTGATGATAGTGAAGTACACAATTTGGCCATAAAAGAGTATTTAAATTATACCTTCGAAAAATGTATAACTGTTGACACCCTTCCCAAAGCACGGGATGTGCTTGATAATACTGAGATTGATTGCATCGTCTCTGACTATACGATATACGGTGACAGCTGCCTGGGCTTTCTTCAAGAAATTCGGAATAACCAGCGTTTTTCCGGCATTCCCACAATTGTTTATACCGGCAAAAAGTTAACAGATACCGAACGAGAATCGATTTTAAGCTATGCCGATACCATCGTCAAAAAGAGTGCCGGCAGTTACGACACATTAACACATACGATTATCTCCTTTTTCCGTAAAAACAATCAGTCCGCATCCTCCCTTGTCAAATAA
- a CDS encoding protein-glutamate O-methyltransferase CheR, with translation MKLKQAEFETIQSKIYDYCGINLHEGKQALVRARVMKRIRKLGLRDFAHYIKYLEEDSSGEEFLALVDVLTTNKTSFFRESQHFDFIVQNVLPEINGRQVKWWSAGCSSGEEPVTCSIVLQEQNINPRTVKILGTDISRDVIRTAKRGVYPAKRFKKVSPQIIRKYFDKGDGSKYRVSEKVRRMITYGRLNLKKKWPLNGPFQVIMCRNVMIYFNRQTQQELVTRFRRILEPGGYLFLGHSESIASADRNFENVSPAVYRKK, from the coding sequence ATGAAGTTAAAACAGGCAGAATTTGAAACGATACAGTCCAAGATTTATGACTATTGTGGAATAAATCTTCATGAGGGTAAGCAGGCTTTGGTTCGGGCACGAGTGATGAAACGAATCCGTAAGCTGGGACTGAGAGATTTTGCCCACTATATCAAATACCTCGAGGAGGATTCTTCGGGCGAAGAGTTTTTGGCGTTGGTTGATGTGTTAACGACAAACAAAACCAGTTTTTTTAGAGAGAGTCAGCACTTCGATTTCATCGTACAAAATGTATTGCCAGAAATTAATGGTCGGCAAGTAAAATGGTGGTCGGCTGGTTGTTCTTCGGGCGAAGAGCCGGTAACGTGCTCGATTGTACTCCAGGAACAAAATATAAATCCACGGACGGTAAAAATTTTGGGTACGGATATTTCACGCGATGTCATCCGTACAGCAAAACGAGGCGTATATCCGGCAAAACGGTTTAAAAAAGTTTCTCCCCAGATTATTCGCAAATACTTTGACAAAGGGGATGGCAGTAAGTATCGCGTATCAGAAAAAGTACGACGAATGATTACTTATGGTCGATTAAATTTGAAAAAGAAATGGCCGCTAAATGGACCGTTTCAAGTGATTATGTGTCGCAATGTGATGATCTATTTTAATCGGCAGACCCAGCAAGAGTTAGTTACCCGCTTTCGGCGGATTTTAGAGCCGGGGGGATACCTGTTTTTGGGGCACTCCGAAAGTATTGCAAGTGCAGATCGGAATTTTGAAAATGTAAGTCCGGCGGTGTATCGGAAAAAATAA
- a CDS encoding response regulator, with the protein MSTIKALVVDDSKIMRSAVKRALNNLMLADFDYVEAKDGEDALEKFNEEEIEIMFVDWNMPNMTGVEFSQAVREQGHDHIPIIMVTAEKSMGKVDKALNEGGANEYITKPFTADKMHKAISDYFDDDGNIAGGSDGDDDEDKSFFKGILNS; encoded by the coding sequence ATGAGTACAATAAAAGCACTGGTAGTTGATGATTCGAAAATTATGAGGAGTGCCGTTAAACGTGCCTTAAATAATTTGATGTTGGCTGATTTTGATTATGTGGAAGCCAAAGATGGGGAAGATGCTCTCGAAAAATTTAATGAAGAAGAAATTGAAATTATGTTTGTGGATTGGAATATGCCGAATATGACAGGCGTAGAATTTTCGCAGGCAGTCCGTGAGCAAGGGCACGATCATATCCCCATTATTATGGTAACGGCCGAAAAGTCGATGGGTAAGGTTGATAAAGCGCTGAATGAAGGAGGAGCTAATGAATATATCACCAAGCCATTTACTGCCGACAAGATGCATAAAGCCATTAGTGATTATTTTGATGATGATGGAAATATCGCCGGTGGAAGTGATGGAGATGACGACGAGGATAAAAGTTTTTTCAAAGGCATTCTGAACTCATAA
- a CDS encoding porin, with protein sequence MIYTRKLKTAVCLLAALFCVSTGAFAQQSTDFEQQVENLQEHLKNDYFSFGILLQGQADFHAERNAGNGFHASKGRFKMGGTFDGKFGYKLQATMLKSPSVLDANAYYKPSSQVELKAGLFKSPFSHEYLTGAGSVLFAGRSTVVNQLGPKRQLGLQLDTYTSEKTFRFTGGVFNGNGYNGNSNDDNKFLYIGRVESYLGNGDNQTKLGVSVANETKDVPGSGNLSTGYVGQQTLLTTYASTTQGKLLLDGEFINAWRNPDIGPDSNPYGYYVTAGYFVTDSSRLLARWDAFEGDNLAQDTEQILVGFNHSPNQFTKLKLTYSFPTNDGFEQSNFFAILQVGF encoded by the coding sequence ATGATATATACGAGAAAATTAAAAACTGCCGTATGCCTATTAGCGGCGCTATTTTGTGTTAGCACAGGGGCATTTGCTCAGCAGTCAACAGATTTTGAACAGCAAGTCGAAAACCTTCAAGAACATTTAAAGAACGATTACTTTTCTTTTGGAATTTTGCTTCAAGGACAGGCAGACTTCCACGCGGAAAGAAATGCCGGGAATGGTTTTCATGCTTCTAAAGGACGATTTAAGATGGGCGGTACTTTTGATGGCAAGTTCGGCTATAAGCTTCAAGCCACTATGCTTAAAAGTCCATCCGTATTAGATGCTAATGCCTATTACAAGCCATCTTCACAGGTGGAGCTGAAAGCGGGATTATTTAAGTCTCCCTTTTCGCATGAATATTTAACAGGAGCCGGCTCAGTACTTTTTGCAGGTCGATCTACTGTTGTTAACCAACTTGGCCCCAAACGCCAGTTAGGGTTGCAGCTCGATACCTATACTTCGGAAAAAACATTCCGGTTTACCGGCGGTGTTTTTAACGGCAATGGGTACAATGGTAACAGTAATGATGACAATAAATTCCTCTATATCGGTCGGGTCGAAAGCTATCTGGGCAATGGCGACAACCAAACAAAACTTGGCGTAAGTGTTGCTAACGAGACCAAAGATGTACCGGGCAGTGGAAACCTTTCAACCGGTTATGTGGGGCAACAAACCCTCTTAACTACCTACGCCAGTACCACCCAGGGTAAATTATTGCTGGACGGAGAGTTTATTAACGCTTGGAGAAACCCGGATATAGGACCTGACAGTAATCCATACGGCTATTATGTTACGGCTGGATATTTCGTTACAGACAGCAGTCGTCTTTTGGCTCGATGGGATGCTTTTGAAGGAGATAATTTAGCACAAGATACCGAGCAGATTCTTGTTGGTTTCAACCACAGTCCCAACCAATTTACCAAACTGAAACTTACGTATTCATTCCCAACCAATGATGGTTTTGAACAATCAAACTTCTTTGCCATCCTTCAGGTAGGATTTTAA
- a CDS encoding Mut7-C RNAse domain-containing protein, producing the protein MSLKRYRMIRATLRFYGDLNDVLFSTFSGPAVHRNLPGPTSAKDLIEGCGVPHTEVDLILANNHPVDFSYLVHEDQQLSIYPFFNHIQIPTNERLQQPTLSHNRFLADTNLGKLARYLRMAGFDTAYSKGQSDREIIGQMLEEKRALLSRDRKLLMHKIINHGYLPRSDDPVQQLQEVVRRYNLSNSVTPFSRCPNCNTKLQRVSKEEIIDHLEPLTKQHFDTFSQCANCKKIYWAGSHRHRLDKRIKELLGIKE; encoded by the coding sequence ATGTCATTAAAAAGATATCGCATGATCAGGGCAACGCTTCGTTTTTATGGGGATTTAAATGACGTGCTGTTTAGCACGTTCTCCGGCCCGGCGGTACACCGAAACCTGCCCGGCCCCACCTCCGCCAAAGACCTTATTGAAGGATGCGGCGTGCCCCACACCGAAGTGGATCTGATCTTGGCCAACAATCACCCCGTAGATTTCTCCTATCTGGTTCACGAAGATCAGCAGCTTAGCATCTATCCCTTCTTTAATCATATTCAAATCCCCACAAATGAGCGACTCCAACAGCCAACCCTGTCCCACAACCGTTTTTTAGCCGATACCAACCTGGGCAAGCTGGCCCGCTACCTCCGGATGGCCGGCTTCGATACCGCTTACAGTAAAGGGCAATCAGACCGGGAAATCATCGGCCAAATGCTGGAAGAAAAACGTGCCCTGCTAAGCCGCGACCGAAAACTGCTGATGCACAAAATAATCAACCACGGCTACCTCCCGCGATCGGACGATCCTGTTCAACAATTACAAGAAGTAGTCCGCAGATATAATCTTTCTAATAGCGTTACCCCTTTTTCCCGCTGTCCCAATTGTAATACAAAGCTACAGCGCGTATCCAAAGAAGAAATCATAGATCACCTTGAACCACTCACAAAGCAACATTTTGATACATTTTCGCAGTGTGCAAATTGCAAAAAGATCTATTGGGCGGGTTCTCACCGTCACCGGCTGGATAAACGGATAAAAGAGCTTTTGGGGATTAAGGAGTAG
- a CDS encoding chemotaxis protein CheA, whose translation MSGKKEQRIEDLEKILRALADVWPADRDNVAVAGAQFEEFISTFEDDPGQLQRLIDMSWKGLKYLFEEDAYFMSVKTATMQAINTIREYLVNDGDIEVEVFEKAYDDLADALSGEKESADELIELNEEEEDMDDSKSLNDLASFIMELDEENVAPEEIKSLYGIINAVIDGARSDVAEIVKGAKQKLEKISEEGIEDHSDWLSTVSAITEKAIEAEENEEVEQEEVKTEEVDKGASSESEEDQSESITSEEFYIPEDIDAAMIGEFITECSELLEMAEGALLDLEENPNNDELVNKVFRAFHTIKGTSAFMGLDPISDFTHHLETVLSMVRDGEIDFDVACADISLESIDIIYSMLDVVEVADGGDHLPKPLNFDRLTKVLHRVADEQIAPEKALEEAGGIQYEDPEESMAAPAQNGTAKTNGEAQGDSGSDDNQTESSVRVNVSRLDQLIDMVGELVIAHSVVAQDESIPDHSDLQKKISHTSKILRELQDTSLALRMVPLKGTFHKMNRLVRDLSRKAGKKVKLSTYGEDTEIDRNMVDVINEPLVHMVRNAIDHGIETPEERLEAGKSEQAHVWLRASQEGGKVVIEIEDDGRGINKEKVLEKAISKGLVDPDENLTDNEIHHLIFLPGFSSTDEVTDLSGRGVGMDVVRKSIEDLKGKVDIESVEGKGTKIIIELPFTLAITDGMLVRVGTQRFIVPILNIDRAFRAQRDDLFTVMGKSEKVSIRGETVPVIRLHDHFNIDDGKEDLTEGTLLAIRNANKKYALLVDEVVGQQQLVGKSINMVAEMDHISGGAVLGDGTVGLILDTAALIKN comes from the coding sequence ATGAGTGGTAAAAAAGAGCAACGCATAGAGGATCTTGAGAAAATATTACGGGCACTGGCAGATGTATGGCCGGCTGATCGTGACAATGTAGCGGTAGCCGGAGCACAGTTCGAAGAGTTTATCTCTACGTTCGAAGACGACCCGGGACAGTTGCAGCGACTTATTGATATGTCCTGGAAGGGGTTGAAATATCTTTTTGAGGAGGATGCCTATTTCATGAGTGTTAAAACGGCTACCATGCAGGCCATTAACACGATTCGGGAATATTTGGTTAATGATGGCGATATCGAGGTCGAAGTATTCGAAAAGGCTTATGATGATCTGGCGGATGCGTTGTCTGGTGAAAAAGAATCAGCAGATGAACTCATTGAGCTTAATGAGGAAGAAGAGGATATGGACGATTCTAAATCGTTGAATGATCTCGCTTCCTTTATAATGGAGTTAGATGAAGAAAATGTTGCTCCTGAAGAAATAAAGAGTCTTTATGGCATCATAAATGCTGTTATTGATGGCGCACGTTCTGATGTAGCCGAGATTGTTAAAGGAGCAAAGCAGAAGCTCGAAAAGATTTCAGAAGAGGGCATTGAAGATCATTCTGACTGGCTGTCAACTGTTTCTGCGATTACTGAAAAGGCGATTGAAGCCGAAGAAAACGAAGAAGTTGAGCAGGAAGAGGTTAAGACAGAGGAGGTCGATAAGGGGGCAAGCTCAGAGTCGGAAGAGGATCAGTCCGAATCCATAACATCAGAAGAGTTTTATATTCCCGAAGATATTGATGCGGCTATGATCGGGGAGTTTATTACTGAGTGTTCCGAGCTGTTGGAAATGGCTGAAGGCGCTTTGTTAGATTTGGAAGAGAATCCGAACAACGATGAGTTGGTAAACAAGGTATTTAGAGCGTTCCATACGATTAAGGGGACGTCGGCTTTTATGGGGTTAGATCCAATTTCGGATTTTACGCACCACCTCGAAACAGTGCTAAGTATGGTGCGCGACGGAGAGATCGATTTTGATGTGGCATGCGCTGATATTTCTCTGGAATCGATCGATATCATATACAGTATGTTGGATGTGGTAGAGGTGGCGGATGGAGGCGATCATCTACCCAAGCCGCTCAATTTTGATCGGTTGACTAAAGTGTTGCATCGCGTGGCGGACGAACAGATTGCCCCGGAAAAGGCGTTGGAAGAAGCCGGGGGAATACAGTATGAGGATCCGGAGGAGAGTATGGCAGCACCAGCACAGAATGGTACTGCAAAAACCAATGGGGAAGCCCAAGGTGATTCCGGTTCTGATGATAACCAAACTGAATCATCGGTACGAGTTAATGTAAGTCGGTTAGATCAGCTTATCGATATGGTGGGCGAATTGGTTATTGCCCATTCGGTAGTAGCACAGGATGAAAGCATTCCTGATCACTCGGATCTACAAAAGAAGATAAGCCATACAAGTAAAATTTTACGGGAGCTGCAGGATACGAGTCTGGCTCTGCGGATGGTACCGCTGAAAGGGACATTTCACAAAATGAATCGCTTGGTTCGGGATTTGTCTCGCAAAGCAGGAAAGAAGGTAAAGCTTTCTACTTATGGAGAAGATACCGAGATCGATCGAAATATGGTGGATGTTATTAATGAGCCACTGGTACACATGGTTCGGAATGCCATCGATCACGGAATAGAAACGCCGGAAGAGCGTTTGGAAGCAGGAAAATCTGAGCAGGCTCATGTATGGCTTCGTGCTTCGCAGGAAGGTGGCAAGGTTGTCATTGAAATCGAAGATGACGGACGCGGAATTAACAAGGAGAAGGTATTAGAGAAAGCTATTTCAAAAGGGCTTGTTGATCCTGATGAGAACCTGACAGACAATGAGATTCACCATCTCATATTTTTGCCGGGCTTTTCTTCTACGGATGAAGTGACGGATTTGTCGGGCCGTGGAGTAGGTATGGATGTGGTTCGAAAATCGATTGAAGATCTGAAAGGGAAGGTGGATATCGAATCGGTGGAAGGAAAAGGAACGAAGATTATTATTGAGCTTCCCTTTACGTTGGCTATTACCGATGGCATGCTTGTACGGGTTGGCACGCAACGGTTTATTGTACCGATATTGAATATTGATCGGGCATTCCGAGCTCAGCGCGATGATCTGTTTACCGTGATGGGGAAATCAGAGAAAGTTTCCATCAGGGGAGAAACGGTACCTGTTATTCGATTGCATGACCATTTTAATATTGATGACGGGAAAGAAGATCTTACAGAAGGCACATTGCTGGCGATAAGGAATGCGAATAAAAAGTATGCTTTGTTGGTAGATGAGGTTGTAGGTCAGCAGCAATTGGTAGGCAAATCAATCAATATGGTTGCCGAGATGGACCACATTTCTGGAGGTGCTGTCTTGGGTGATGGAACGGTTGGGCTAATCTTGGATACCGCTGCGCTGATTAAGAATTAA
- a CDS encoding response regulator — MALNILVVEDNKRMRTKINDTLAKMDIEINKIYQADNGKKGLELLKKHSIDLMLTDIDMPVMNGLEMLGLIRSDPNISEIPTIVLTSRRDMKLFNAITSSGLGYIHKPFSWRMLRKKVHNFKNGGSQHVVQ, encoded by the coding sequence ATGGCATTGAATATTTTGGTTGTTGAAGATAACAAACGGATGCGTACAAAAATCAATGATACGCTTGCTAAAATGGATATCGAGATCAATAAAATATACCAAGCCGATAACGGTAAGAAAGGGCTTGAGTTATTAAAAAAGCATTCGATTGATTTAATGTTGACTGATATTGATATGCCGGTTATGAATGGTTTGGAAATGCTGGGACTGATACGTTCAGATCCTAATATTTCGGAAATTCCGACTATTGTATTGACCTCAAGAAGGGATATGAAATTGTTTAACGCGATTACAAGCAGTGGCCTTGGGTATATTCATAAGCCATTTAGTTGGCGGATGCTGCGGAAAAAGGTACATAACTTTAAGAATGGTGGCTCCCAACATGTCGTACAGTAG